In the genome of Ornithorhynchus anatinus isolate Pmale09 chromosome 9, mOrnAna1.pri.v4, whole genome shotgun sequence, one region contains:
- the ETAA1 gene encoding ewing's tumor-associated antigen 1 isoform X2 — protein MKLAKQFDKNMVAQEAIQEEDHESHDVIQTSLETETLNNYTDDAQTQDLQSFPDEVPETSIALSLKARKQSADNAAAERCPNTIQKAYDPNAEAALTALFDGSTQKCSGLLSQDLPDVSSSAGVSQRNNSTLIEEKPMNRGELADVDLPQKDSTTTTVTSKMDTVAKETPKISSTPKSSTSNKPTQDQTNSDFDDDWEDCFLQHNSLELQTAENPELTTTPRRSRTAHPEANRTPTSNESKETKARISRTSVVGVTNIQDVTSETNSRDVNGIAKSLFSKKPRDEENVVVPHGSNIKTDERTIHIGSVPDRVSHSTPSGSKVNAKEESKPEAGQSRNASVRESTSASGQLQHGGDRKSTSTVFRNSSFNVSATVSAYGSSRANKETLCPFTQSETQQQAPEGLEGSGEVTERCHKPESWELNDVDDDVLYQVCDNVEKLTKQQNCQQEGKESESMDKAGDISKTGSDSGLTSTKPGQPNHQSIDRLNVHRNVSSLLKSCQSESISTSGNKVNCGKSVTTKGVSTDVGTQFENPRGQTQSQRVPGNVPVKVNTSCAVPIHRLTPHAHMNQNGISSSINISWSERLSPNGTLSHCGNSVNTPWIPKATRAQCKNLQYQNFGQQISDTVPVRVNASCSITSGRPIPHLQESGNDHNVRTGVPGYDGQLQNQNLSRKRTTPHTTYGNKTSVAPPKYTFTKIENTLVQVNSGSAIKMVPQTLKESTDQSTESLPGKESVPRHHCLKRQLSESSTRASSGTEEESKKYSEEQIQRKRQEALARRKSKLQSSLGNSPT, from the exons ATGAAGTTAGCCAAGCAATTTGATAAAAACATGGTTGCGCAAGAAGCAATCCAGGAGGAAGACCACGAAAGCCATGATGTTATCCAGACAAGTTTAGAGACAGAGACTTTAAATAATTATACAGATGATGCGCAGACACAGGATCTGCAGTCGTTCCCTGATGAAGTTCCCGAAACAAGTATCGCTTTATCCTTAAAGGCGAGGAAACAGAGCGCCGACAACGCTGCGGCCGAACGTTGTCCGAATACCATTCAGAAGGCGTATGATCCGAACGCTGAAGCAGCCCTCACTGCCCTTTTTGATGGCTCTACCCAGAAGTGTAGCGGATTGTTAAGCCAAGATCTGCCAGACGTTTCCTCGAGTGCCGGGGTTAGCCAGAGAAATAACAGCACTCTAATAGAGGAGAAACCAATGAACCGTGGGGAACTCGCTGATGTAGATTTACCTCAGAAGGACAGCACGACCACAACAGTTACTTCAAAAATGGACACTGTAGCAAAGGAAACACCAAAAATATCTTCTACGCCCAAATCATCAACTTCCAATAAACCTACCCAAGATCAAACTAACAGTGACTTTGACGATGATTGGGAAGATTGTTTCCTTCAACATAACTCCCTGGAGCTGCAAACTGCTGAAAATCCCGAACTGACGACCACTCCTAGACGTTCTCGCACAGCTCATCCGGAGGCCAACCGGACCCCTACCTCCAATGAGAGTAAGGAAACTAAAGCAAGAATAAGTCGAACTTCGGTAGTTGGGGTCACGAACATCCAGGATGTCACTTCGGAGACAAACAGCAGAGATGTAAATGGAATTGCAAAATCCCTCTTTTCAAAGAAGCCGCGTGATGAAGAAAACGTCGTGGTTCCCCATGGCAGTAATATTAAAACCGATGAGAGAACCATCCATATCGGAAGCGTTCCCGACAGAGTTAGCCATTCTACTCCATCGGGTTCAAAGGTTAATGCAAAGGAAGAGAGCAAACCTGAAGCCGGTCAGAGTAGGAATGCTTCTGTAAGAGAGTCTACCTCAGCTTCTGGACAACTTCAACACGGAGGAGATCGAAAAAGCACATCTACCGTTTTCCGTAATTCTTCATTTAATGTATCTGCTACTGTAAGTGCTTATGGCTCAAGTAGGGCTAATAAAGAAACTCTGTGTCCCTTCACTCAGAGTGAGACACAACAGCAGGCTCCCGAGGGGTTGGAAGGCTCCGGTGAAGTTACAGAGAGGTGTCATAAGCCGGAGAGTTGGGAATTAAATGACGTGGATGATGATGTGCTGTACCAAGTGTGTGATAATGTTGAGAAACTGACTAAGCAACAGAACTGTCAACAGGAAGGTAAAGAAAGCGAGAGCATGGATAAAGCCGGTGATATTTCCAAGACGGGTTCCGACAGTGGTCTGACTTCAACGAAACCAGGACAGCCTAACCACCAGTCGATAGACAGACTTAACGTGCACCGGAATGTTTCTTCTTTGCTAAAGAGCTGTCAGTCAGAGAGCATAAGTACAAGCGGTAACAAAGTGAACTGTGGAAAATCAGTAACCACGAAAGGCGTTTCCACAGATGTAGGTACCCAGTTCGAGAATCCACGTGGTCAGACCCAGAGTCAGCGTGTTCCTGGGAATGTGCCAGTGAAAGTGAACACATCCTGTGCTGTTCCTATCCATCGGTTGACACCACATGCTCACATGAACCAAAACGGCATTTCTTCTTCGATAAATATCTCCTGGTCAGAAAGGTTAAGCCCAAATGGGACCTTATCACACTGTGGAaactcagtaaacactccatgGATTCCCAAAGCCACACGTGCCCAATGCAAGAACCTACAGTATCAGAACTTCGGGCAGCAGATTTCTGACACTGTTCCAGTGAGGGTGAACGCATCCTGTTCCATTACTAGCGGTAGGCCTATTCCACATCTACAAGAAAGCGGTAACGATCATAACGTAAGGACCGGTGTTCCAGGTTACGATGGACAATTACAAAATCAGAACCTTTCACGTAAGAGAACAACCCCACATACCACCTATGGTAATAAGACATCGGTTGCACCACCCAAGTACACTTTCACCAAGATTGAAAATACTCTGGTTCAGGTTAATTCCGGTAGCGCTATCAAAATGGTACCGCAGACTTTAAAGGAAAGTACAGATCAATCCACCGAATCTTTACCTGGGAAGGAATCGGTTCCTCGACATCACTGTTTGAAGAGACAGCTTTCCGAATCTTCCACGAGGGCTTCCTCAG ggACCGAAGAAGAGAGTAAAAAATATTCCGAAGAGCAAATTCAAAGGAAACGGCAAGAGGCGCTAGCACGAAGAAAGTCCAAATTACAGAGCTCCCTGGGAAATTCTCCCACTTAA
- the ETAA1 gene encoding ewing's tumor-associated antigen 1 isoform X1 produces METSSYKTPKRSLKTRLRSSTFSSPYNDTDAQQEIFWDPTSPTTYKLDKRRKKQADRKSTVEISEIVNRIAPQDERPVRDTLLDIWIGEDAIPSTPSVAKVRSRTKASCTRLKAQNGEEELMKLAKQFDKNMVAQEAIQEEDHESHDVIQTSLETETLNNYTDDAQTQDLQSFPDEVPETSIALSLKARKQSADNAAAERCPNTIQKAYDPNAEAALTALFDGSTQKCSGLLSQDLPDVSSSAGVSQRNNSTLIEEKPMNRGELADVDLPQKDSTTTTVTSKMDTVAKETPKISSTPKSSTSNKPTQDQTNSDFDDDWEDCFLQHNSLELQTAENPELTTTPRRSRTAHPEANRTPTSNESKETKARISRTSVVGVTNIQDVTSETNSRDVNGIAKSLFSKKPRDEENVVVPHGSNIKTDERTIHIGSVPDRVSHSTPSGSKVNAKEESKPEAGQSRNASVRESTSASGQLQHGGDRKSTSTVFRNSSFNVSATVSAYGSSRANKETLCPFTQSETQQQAPEGLEGSGEVTERCHKPESWELNDVDDDVLYQVCDNVEKLTKQQNCQQEGKESESMDKAGDISKTGSDSGLTSTKPGQPNHQSIDRLNVHRNVSSLLKSCQSESISTSGNKVNCGKSVTTKGVSTDVGTQFENPRGQTQSQRVPGNVPVKVNTSCAVPIHRLTPHAHMNQNGISSSINISWSERLSPNGTLSHCGNSVNTPWIPKATRAQCKNLQYQNFGQQISDTVPVRVNASCSITSGRPIPHLQESGNDHNVRTGVPGYDGQLQNQNLSRKRTTPHTTYGNKTSVAPPKYTFTKIENTLVQVNSGSAIKMVPQTLKESTDQSTESLPGKESVPRHHCLKRQLSESSTRASSGTEEESKKYSEEQIQRKRQEALARRKSKLQSSLGNSPT; encoded by the exons ATGG AAACAAGTTCGTATAAGACACCGAAGAGATCGCTGAAGACGAGGTTACGGTCTTCTACCTTCAGTTCCCCGTATAACGATACCGATGCTCAGCAGGAAATATTCTGGGATCCGACTTCTCCAACTACGTATAAATTAG ataaaagaagaaagaaacaagCCGACAGGAAATCTACTGTTGAAATTTCGGAAATCGTTAATCGAATCGCTCCTCAG GATGAAAGACCAGTCAGAGACACCCTTCTAGACATTTGGATCGGCGAGGATGCTATTCCATCCACTCCTAGTGTAGCCAAAGTAAGGTCCCGCACAAAAGCCAGCTGTACAAG GCTGAAAGCACAAAATGGTGAAGAGGAACTTATGAAGTTAGCCAAGCAATTTGATAAAAACATGGTTGCGCAAGAAGCAATCCAGGAGGAAGACCACGAAAGCCATGATGTTATCCAGACAAGTTTAGAGACAGAGACTTTAAATAATTATACAGATGATGCGCAGACACAGGATCTGCAGTCGTTCCCTGATGAAGTTCCCGAAACAAGTATCGCTTTATCCTTAAAGGCGAGGAAACAGAGCGCCGACAACGCTGCGGCCGAACGTTGTCCGAATACCATTCAGAAGGCGTATGATCCGAACGCTGAAGCAGCCCTCACTGCCCTTTTTGATGGCTCTACCCAGAAGTGTAGCGGATTGTTAAGCCAAGATCTGCCAGACGTTTCCTCGAGTGCCGGGGTTAGCCAGAGAAATAACAGCACTCTAATAGAGGAGAAACCAATGAACCGTGGGGAACTCGCTGATGTAGATTTACCTCAGAAGGACAGCACGACCACAACAGTTACTTCAAAAATGGACACTGTAGCAAAGGAAACACCAAAAATATCTTCTACGCCCAAATCATCAACTTCCAATAAACCTACCCAAGATCAAACTAACAGTGACTTTGACGATGATTGGGAAGATTGTTTCCTTCAACATAACTCCCTGGAGCTGCAAACTGCTGAAAATCCCGAACTGACGACCACTCCTAGACGTTCTCGCACAGCTCATCCGGAGGCCAACCGGACCCCTACCTCCAATGAGAGTAAGGAAACTAAAGCAAGAATAAGTCGAACTTCGGTAGTTGGGGTCACGAACATCCAGGATGTCACTTCGGAGACAAACAGCAGAGATGTAAATGGAATTGCAAAATCCCTCTTTTCAAAGAAGCCGCGTGATGAAGAAAACGTCGTGGTTCCCCATGGCAGTAATATTAAAACCGATGAGAGAACCATCCATATCGGAAGCGTTCCCGACAGAGTTAGCCATTCTACTCCATCGGGTTCAAAGGTTAATGCAAAGGAAGAGAGCAAACCTGAAGCCGGTCAGAGTAGGAATGCTTCTGTAAGAGAGTCTACCTCAGCTTCTGGACAACTTCAACACGGAGGAGATCGAAAAAGCACATCTACCGTTTTCCGTAATTCTTCATTTAATGTATCTGCTACTGTAAGTGCTTATGGCTCAAGTAGGGCTAATAAAGAAACTCTGTGTCCCTTCACTCAGAGTGAGACACAACAGCAGGCTCCCGAGGGGTTGGAAGGCTCCGGTGAAGTTACAGAGAGGTGTCATAAGCCGGAGAGTTGGGAATTAAATGACGTGGATGATGATGTGCTGTACCAAGTGTGTGATAATGTTGAGAAACTGACTAAGCAACAGAACTGTCAACAGGAAGGTAAAGAAAGCGAGAGCATGGATAAAGCCGGTGATATTTCCAAGACGGGTTCCGACAGTGGTCTGACTTCAACGAAACCAGGACAGCCTAACCACCAGTCGATAGACAGACTTAACGTGCACCGGAATGTTTCTTCTTTGCTAAAGAGCTGTCAGTCAGAGAGCATAAGTACAAGCGGTAACAAAGTGAACTGTGGAAAATCAGTAACCACGAAAGGCGTTTCCACAGATGTAGGTACCCAGTTCGAGAATCCACGTGGTCAGACCCAGAGTCAGCGTGTTCCTGGGAATGTGCCAGTGAAAGTGAACACATCCTGTGCTGTTCCTATCCATCGGTTGACACCACATGCTCACATGAACCAAAACGGCATTTCTTCTTCGATAAATATCTCCTGGTCAGAAAGGTTAAGCCCAAATGGGACCTTATCACACTGTGGAaactcagtaaacactccatgGATTCCCAAAGCCACACGTGCCCAATGCAAGAACCTACAGTATCAGAACTTCGGGCAGCAGATTTCTGACACTGTTCCAGTGAGGGTGAACGCATCCTGTTCCATTACTAGCGGTAGGCCTATTCCACATCTACAAGAAAGCGGTAACGATCATAACGTAAGGACCGGTGTTCCAGGTTACGATGGACAATTACAAAATCAGAACCTTTCACGTAAGAGAACAACCCCACATACCACCTATGGTAATAAGACATCGGTTGCACCACCCAAGTACACTTTCACCAAGATTGAAAATACTCTGGTTCAGGTTAATTCCGGTAGCGCTATCAAAATGGTACCGCAGACTTTAAAGGAAAGTACAGATCAATCCACCGAATCTTTACCTGGGAAGGAATCGGTTCCTCGACATCACTGTTTGAAGAGACAGCTTTCCGAATCTTCCACGAGGGCTTCCTCAG ggACCGAAGAAGAGAGTAAAAAATATTCCGAAGAGCAAATTCAAAGGAAACGGCAAGAGGCGCTAGCACGAAGAAAGTCCAAATTACAGAGCTCCCTGGGAAATTCTCCCACTTAA